In a single window of the Nicotiana tomentosiformis chromosome 8, ASM39032v3, whole genome shotgun sequence genome:
- the LOC104118595 gene encoding uncharacterized protein isoform X2 → MVSNSPKILGFFSRLSSTTTSYSHLALTNLNKIQKVKSLVLVIHKAHLCLFLNLCNCLRTSFLRLNPDLRLDHDMLRFSARSPVEASSAHQAAIQLNNRPSAGSNNQDQWSRSRNG, encoded by the exons ATGGTTTCAAATAGTCCCAAAATTCTAGGGTTTTTTTCTCGATTAAGCTCGACTACAACTTCTTATTCTCACTTAGCCTTAACT AATTTAAACAAGATTCAGAAGGTGAAAAGCCTTGTGCTTGTTATAcat AAGGCACATCTTTGTCTCTTCTTGAATCTTTGCAACTGTTTGAGAACAAGTTTTCTG CGTCTGAACCCAGATTTGCGACTTGATCATGACATGCTAAGGTTCAGTGCACGTTCACCTGTAGAAGCTTCCTCTGCACATCAAGCTGCTATTCAACTAAACAATCGACCATCTGCTGGTAGTAACAATCAAGATCA GTGGAGTAGATCAAGAAATGGATGA
- the LOC104118595 gene encoding uncharacterized protein isoform X1: protein MVSNSPKILGFFSRLSSTTTSYSHLALTNLNKIQKVKSLVLVIHKAHLCLFLNLCNCLRTSFLVRFLLNLKGKMTDLLLVFSFLEQIIIMNIAARLQRLNPDLRLDHDMLRFSARSPVEASSAHQAAIQLNNRPSAGSNNQDQWSRSRNG from the exons ATGGTTTCAAATAGTCCCAAAATTCTAGGGTTTTTTTCTCGATTAAGCTCGACTACAACTTCTTATTCTCACTTAGCCTTAACT AATTTAAACAAGATTCAGAAGGTGAAAAGCCTTGTGCTTGTTATAcat AAGGCACATCTTTGTCTCTTCTTGAATCTTTGCAACTGTTTGAGAACAAGTTTTCTGGTGAGATTCCTATTGAATTTGAAAGGGAAAATGACTGATCTTTTGCTAGTCTTTTCATTCTTGGAACAAATTATTATAATGAACATCGCCGCACGACTTCAGCGTCTGAACCCAGATTTGCGACTTGATCATGACATGCTAAGGTTCAGTGCACGTTCACCTGTAGAAGCTTCCTCTGCACATCAAGCTGCTATTCAACTAAACAATCGACCATCTGCTGGTAGTAACAATCAAGATCA GTGGAGTAGATCAAGAAATGGATGA